In Amycolatopsis sp. EV170708-02-1, the following are encoded in one genomic region:
- a CDS encoding acyl-CoA carboxylase subunit beta, with protein MTDTTAFRIADLAARREDLRIAEKRAVDRQHAKGKLTARERVELLLDEGSFVELDQFARHRCTEFGMDVNRPYGDGVVTGHGTVDGRQICVFSQDFTVFGGSMGEVFGEKVLKVMDLAMTLGCPVVGINDSGGARIQEGVVSLAYYAELGRRNALASGVIPQISLIMGPCAGGAVYSPAITDFTVMVDETAHMFVTGPDVVHAVSGERVSAQRLGGAAVNSEVSGNAHHRAADEHDAIDWVQTLLGYLPSNNLDPVPEYADETDPELTAADLELDRLVPDSLNQAYDMTEVISRLVDDGEFTEIHSAFAPNMICAFGRMRGRTVGVVANQPRHQAGVIDIDASEKAARFVRFCDAFGIPILTLADVPGYLPGEAQERHGIIRRGAKLIYAYAEATVPKVTVVIRKAYGGGYAVMGSKHLGADVNLAWPTAEIAVMGAEGAVRVLHRHELAALPPEQRTAERKRLTDAYRERHSSPYVAAERGYVDQVIAPSQTRLQVARALHALRTKRQTLPAKKHGNIPL; from the coding sequence ATGACCGACACGACGGCCTTCCGGATCGCCGATCTCGCGGCCCGGCGGGAAGATCTGCGGATCGCCGAGAAACGCGCCGTCGACCGGCAGCACGCCAAGGGCAAGCTGACCGCGCGCGAACGGGTCGAGCTGTTGCTGGACGAGGGTTCCTTCGTCGAACTCGACCAGTTCGCGCGGCATCGGTGCACCGAGTTCGGGATGGACGTCAACCGGCCCTACGGCGACGGCGTGGTGACCGGGCACGGCACCGTCGACGGCAGGCAGATCTGCGTGTTCTCCCAGGACTTCACCGTGTTCGGCGGCAGCATGGGCGAGGTCTTCGGCGAGAAGGTGCTCAAGGTGATGGACCTGGCGATGACGCTGGGCTGCCCCGTGGTCGGCATCAACGACTCCGGCGGCGCCCGGATCCAGGAAGGCGTCGTCTCGCTGGCCTACTACGCCGAGCTCGGCAGGCGCAACGCGCTCGCGTCCGGCGTCATCCCGCAGATCTCGCTGATCATGGGGCCGTGCGCGGGCGGGGCGGTGTACTCGCCGGCGATCACGGACTTCACCGTGATGGTGGACGAGACCGCGCATATGTTCGTCACCGGTCCGGACGTCGTGCACGCCGTCAGCGGTGAGCGCGTCTCCGCCCAGCGGCTCGGCGGCGCCGCGGTGAACAGCGAGGTCTCCGGGAACGCCCACCACCGGGCCGCCGACGAGCACGACGCCATCGACTGGGTGCAGACCTTGCTCGGCTATCTGCCGTCCAACAACCTCGACCCCGTACCGGAATACGCCGACGAGACCGATCCCGAACTGACCGCGGCTGATCTCGAACTCGACCGGCTGGTGCCCGATTCGCTGAACCAGGCCTACGACATGACCGAGGTGATCTCGCGGCTCGTCGACGACGGCGAGTTCACCGAGATCCACAGTGCCTTCGCGCCGAACATGATCTGCGCGTTCGGCCGGATGCGGGGCCGCACGGTCGGGGTCGTGGCGAACCAGCCGCGCCACCAGGCGGGCGTGATCGACATCGACGCGTCGGAGAAGGCGGCGCGCTTCGTCCGGTTCTGCGACGCCTTCGGCATCCCGATCCTCACCCTCGCCGACGTCCCCGGCTACCTGCCCGGTGAGGCGCAGGAACGGCACGGGATCATCCGGCGCGGTGCCAAACTGATCTACGCCTACGCCGAGGCGACCGTGCCGAAGGTGACCGTGGTGATCCGCAAGGCCTACGGCGGCGGCTACGCGGTGATGGGGTCGAAACACCTCGGCGCGGACGTCAACCTGGCGTGGCCCACCGCCGAGATCGCGGTGATGGGCGCCGAAGGCGCGGTGCGGGTGCTGCACCGGCACGAACTCGCCGCCCTGCCACCGGAACAGCGGACCGCCGAACGAAAGCGGCTCACCGACGCGTACCGCGAACGGCATTCGAGCCCCTATGTGGCGGCGGAACGCGGCTACGTCGATCAGGTCATCGCGCCGTCGCAGACCCGCCTTCAAGTGGCGAGGGCCCTGCACGCGCTGCGGACCAAACGGCAGACCCTCCCGGCCAAGAAACACGGAAACATCCCGTTGTGA
- a CDS encoding helix-turn-helix transcriptional regulator has protein sequence MLAESRGLSVEAEQLYRALLEGRPGPPGAELAELERFGLIRAGASGVEVCPPRAALSAFAAQHEAAAVRAREAAEVLGAAYSLRTGRDADFVEVLRSRDEVIATFEAMQTQAGVDIVALDPGSYMSPKAEVSTVQPGSMARGIAYRVVYDSSVLRTDDGFAQVQSSIALGEQARVFPRLPLKLVIADSNRALIAVPNSDAGDVLALLIHPSMLLSALIELFESFWRMGVPVRAGGPDDAEATQEPTVATRRLLALLSGGLTDEAIARELGISERTVLRRISRLQQLLGAQTRFQLGAQASRQGWL, from the coding sequence ATGCTCGCCGAGTCGCGAGGCCTGTCGGTGGAGGCCGAGCAGCTGTACCGAGCCCTGCTGGAGGGGCGACCTGGCCCGCCGGGCGCCGAACTGGCGGAGCTGGAGCGGTTCGGCCTGATCCGCGCCGGAGCGTCCGGCGTCGAGGTGTGCCCGCCGCGTGCCGCGCTGTCGGCGTTCGCGGCGCAGCACGAAGCGGCGGCCGTCCGCGCGCGGGAAGCGGCCGAGGTGCTCGGCGCCGCCTACTCCCTGCGGACAGGCCGCGACGCGGACTTCGTCGAGGTCCTGCGGAGCCGGGACGAGGTGATCGCCACCTTCGAGGCCATGCAAACGCAGGCGGGTGTGGACATCGTCGCGCTGGATCCCGGGTCGTACATGAGCCCGAAGGCCGAAGTGAGCACGGTGCAGCCGGGTTCGATGGCGCGCGGCATCGCGTACCGCGTCGTCTACGACTCGTCCGTACTGCGGACCGACGACGGATTCGCCCAGGTGCAGTCGAGTATCGCGCTCGGGGAGCAGGCAAGGGTGTTCCCCAGGCTGCCGCTGAAGCTGGTGATCGCTGACAGCAACCGCGCGCTGATCGCCGTCCCGAACTCCGACGCCGGTGACGTGCTGGCCCTGCTGATACATCCGTCGATGCTGTTGAGCGCGCTGATCGAGCTGTTCGAATCGTTCTGGCGGATGGGCGTACCGGTGCGCGCGGGTGGCCCGGACGACGCGGAGGCGACACAGGAACCGACCGTCGCCACACGCCGTCTGCTCGCGTTGCTGAGCGGAGGCCTGACCGACGAAGCAATCGCGCGCGAGCTCGGCATCAGTGAACGCACGGTTCTCCGGCGGATCAGCCGCCTGCAGCAACTGCTGGGCGCGCAGACCCGGTTCCAGCTGGGAGCGCAGGCGTCGCGGCAAGGGTGGTTGTAG
- a CDS encoding MFS transporter has translation MRATLFMIGLGAFVTTLDNTIVAAGAPSIARELGLDLPTLQWVSIGYMLPFAGLLPVAGTLVDRWGQAATLRAGLLAFGAGAAVGGFATTAWLILSARVLQGTAAALLVPALLSLLRTNLDARRRAVGATVWTACLAAALALGPTLGGVLSEYLGWGWIFFVNLPFVAAMLVLVPRVALADRGPAASRPAVVSMLVVTTAMVLTTAAVVELSAVLGAVGAAFAICFVFRERRARVRLVPTALTGTRVFTGALTVQLLWGLGVSGVFFFTPLLHQESLGLGPMLAGSPLVVVALAVVAATPLVPWAVPRFGPHRTVAAGLATVAAGLLAIAAVNHVPEIPPRIPGLVLIGAGSALTTPLTSYALDIVAERHAGTASGLLTASRELSSALGVALIGAVLSVVRTARLGEGAPAALADGYTAGLLTAAALQLAGAFLALRLLNPRSSSRSDKPGAPFLTSR, from the coding sequence ATGAGAGCGACGCTCTTCATGATCGGGCTCGGGGCGTTCGTCACCACCCTCGACAACACGATCGTCGCGGCGGGCGCGCCCTCGATCGCCCGGGAACTCGGGCTCGATCTGCCCACGCTGCAATGGGTGAGCATCGGCTACATGCTCCCGTTCGCCGGGCTGCTGCCGGTGGCGGGAACGCTGGTGGACCGCTGGGGCCAGGCGGCGACGCTGCGGGCCGGGCTGCTCGCCTTCGGCGCCGGCGCGGCCGTCGGAGGGTTCGCCACGACGGCGTGGCTCATCCTCTCCGCGCGGGTGCTGCAAGGCACGGCGGCGGCGCTCCTGGTCCCGGCCCTGCTCAGCCTGCTCCGCACCAACCTCGACGCGCGGAGGCGCGCTGTGGGAGCGACGGTCTGGACCGCCTGCCTCGCGGCCGCCCTCGCGCTCGGCCCGACGCTCGGCGGGGTGCTGAGCGAATATCTGGGCTGGGGCTGGATCTTCTTCGTCAATCTCCCGTTCGTGGCGGCTATGCTGGTACTGGTGCCCAGGGTAGCCCTGGCGGACCGTGGTCCGGCGGCCTCGCGGCCTGCTGTGGTGTCCATGCTGGTCGTGACCACCGCGATGGTCTTGACCACCGCCGCGGTGGTGGAGCTGAGCGCGGTGCTCGGTGCGGTGGGGGCGGCCTTCGCGATCTGTTTCGTGTTCAGGGAAAGACGCGCGCGAGTGCGGCTGGTGCCGACGGCGTTGACCGGGACGCGGGTCTTCACCGGCGCGCTCACCGTGCAGCTGCTGTGGGGGCTGGGGGTTTCCGGGGTCTTCTTCTTCACGCCGTTGCTGCATCAGGAATCCCTCGGCCTCGGGCCGATGCTCGCCGGATCACCGCTGGTCGTGGTGGCGCTCGCGGTCGTCGCCGCCACGCCGCTGGTGCCCTGGGCCGTGCCACGCTTCGGTCCACATCGGACAGTCGCGGCGGGGCTGGCCACGGTGGCCGCCGGGCTGCTGGCGATCGCCGCGGTCAACCACGTGCCGGAGATACCGCCGAGGATTCCCGGGCTCGTGCTGATCGGCGCCGGATCGGCCCTGACCACCCCGCTGACTTCGTACGCGCTGGACATCGTCGCCGAGCGGCACGCGGGCACCGCCTCCGGGCTGCTCACCGCGTCCCGTGAACTCTCGAGCGCGTTGGGGGTCGCGCTGATCGGGGCCGTGCTGTCGGTGGTCCGCACGGCCAGGCTCGGCGAAGGTGCCCCGGCCGCGCTGGCCGACGGCTACACGGCGGGGCTGCTGACCGCGGCGGCGCTGCAACTCGCCGGTGCGTTCCTCGCGCTCAGGCTGCTGAACCCCCGAAGTTCGTCTCGAAGTGACAAGCCGGGTGCCCCCTTTCTCACTTCCCGGTGA
- a CDS encoding type I polyketide synthase yields MTGQIRAWLIARVAERTGSPADQVDPDRPLHESGLSSRESMELAAELGRYLGRPLPPTLVWQYPTITALAARLSTVEDSAVVSGEGREEEPIAIVGVGCRLPGGVESPEQYWRLLDAGRDGIREVPEDRWETPARGGFLGDVAGFDAEFFGITPGEAETMDPQQRMLLEVAWAALEHAGIPPSTLRGSRTGVFVGLSAGEYGHLTMADPAAVDVWSATGAATSIAANRLSYLFDLRGPSLTLDTACSSSLVAVHQAVQSLRRGECGTALVAGVNLLLSPAVTASFERAGVLAPDGHCKPFDAAADGIARGEGCGVIVLRPLKAARRAGDRVLAVIRGSAVNSDGRSNGLVAPSPGAQADLLRDAYAAAGVEPSSVDYVEAHGTGTEVGDPIEAGALGEVLGAGRDPGRPLLIGSVKGNLGHLEGAAGMAGLIKVVLAMVHRRLPPTPHHHEPSPHIDFAGLRLRVVDTGTDWPRYSDVVRAGVSAFGFGGTNAHVVLEEWPAASFAARGKETGTSRVFALSARSAEVLRARAADLADWLEDPAHRQVSLGSVAATLATSRDHLPVRGAVVAEGRDRVTDALRAMAAGHERGDVVLGEAGSGSGVVFVFSGYGSQWPGMGRVLLRTEPAFRAEVEALDPVFLAEAGFSLRAVFSGEYEPPDLGATQLALFGTQLALAGLWRARGVVPAAVLGHSMGEVAAAVVAGALDVADGLHVMATRARLLAEVDASGDGAMAVVELSAAELADLEADFPGITVAVYASPVQCTVSGGAEQVEALVSHVESLGRLAKRLPVGGAGHSEAVDAVLGRFRAELAGLSPRPAEIPCYSSVLDDPQWTPLFDVDYWAANLRRPVRFSQALAAATADGYGVFVEISPHPVALAAIEQSTGAVALPSASRKIDERRAFLTTLARLHVVGLPVVLDDGGPRPLPVALPAPRWRHRRFWPRRPAPRSGGAHPLLGVHIEQPTGGGHLWRADVGTETLPWLADHAAMGVPLFPAAGFLELALAAAKSVLRSGGQLRVGGLELHRVLPLAAHTEVTTSLSTGPSEVDVYARSADGGWVRHATARVRDGNTAVIPFGAVGDDARPIDLYRVLAGMGQSYGPAFRGLRDVLAAPGRASASITMPADDPAYVLHPVIADACLHALAAAAGDVLREADGVFLPLTLGEVVLAGDPRRGVRVDAVLDSLDPAGDGLVGGVQLVDADDVVLVEFREVYCRRFQRSALPVPMAELLFETVWRQADLPPATSGPRRWVVLHEDAPWLTELRDRLDGDELVTVPLGDRAALAEALRAREVTGVLVCAGPGGIDPMRDARMAARLSGVLAEVVERAPRLWLVSAGASAIEPGEPGDPGQAWLRGLVRVLAFEHPELRVSQVDFDAEPDPARLWVGKLAAELRADAPDDEIAWREGVRYTRVLARPELGGPGRETVVREGAYVLTGGLGGLGLVAADWLAGRGATRLVLSGRRGASAAVEPLLADLRDQGVDVRVVTGDIAAPGTAEALVTAATEGGLPLRGVLHAAGVLSDGAAVGLDEDAVETVWRAKALGAWRLHEATAGHELDWWLTYSSAAALFGSPGQAAYATANAWVDALVAWRRAAGLPAATVGWGAWGEAGAAVGNRNPVLEPLGTEEALAALDAVLRRDRASTGIARVDAGTVLALFPRLAGRPFFEMLVPRDEPVTGQSTWDGLEALRAALPDAAREMLADYLAGLVAGMLGLAADGIDRDAPLTRLGLDSLAAMRARGVVERDFGLPLPIPLLLRGASLGELADHLAEQAGFGEAGARPAGPSAAVGPRDPAERWIARHWQAELGGAEPGVHDDFFAVGGDAEAAERLRVVFTAQLGAVPERLFATPTIAAMADLLRDAIEGRGGCPVRPLREGGTDPVFLFHPAGGPTSVYEGLVRLLPDGRPVYGLERIDEEDTVEDKAECYLELIREIQPRGPYRLGGWSFGGCLAYETARRLTAAGERVDLVFMIDSILPLPAPGKPAHEILLDRFDRFAEHVERTYGVPLDIPREDLVRLGDEEQIRLVIARLAEQVPGMGHGVLRHQYESYVDARVAERYQPEPYAGPVLLVRAQEPHPLTTTLDPRYLRTDDALGWDAFCADLEVVRVPGDHLSMIDPPHVEVVAAALAARLGAPKAARP; encoded by the coding sequence GTGACCGGCCAGATCCGCGCCTGGCTCATCGCGCGGGTGGCCGAGCGGACCGGCTCGCCCGCCGACCAGGTCGATCCCGATCGGCCACTGCACGAGAGCGGGCTGTCCTCACGCGAGTCGATGGAACTGGCAGCGGAGCTCGGCAGGTATCTCGGCCGCCCGCTGCCGCCGACACTGGTGTGGCAGTACCCGACGATCACCGCGCTCGCCGCACGTCTGTCCACAGTGGAGGACTCGGCGGTCGTGAGCGGCGAAGGCCGTGAAGAGGAACCGATCGCGATCGTCGGTGTCGGCTGTCGTTTGCCGGGCGGTGTCGAGTCCCCGGAGCAGTACTGGCGGCTCCTGGACGCCGGACGCGACGGCATCCGCGAGGTCCCGGAAGACCGCTGGGAGACCCCCGCCCGCGGCGGTTTCCTCGGCGACGTCGCCGGTTTCGACGCCGAGTTCTTCGGCATCACCCCGGGCGAGGCCGAGACGATGGATCCCCAGCAGCGGATGCTGCTCGAAGTCGCCTGGGCGGCGCTGGAACACGCCGGCATCCCGCCGTCCACCCTGCGTGGCAGCCGGACCGGGGTTTTCGTCGGGCTTTCGGCGGGCGAATACGGCCACCTGACGATGGCCGATCCCGCCGCCGTCGACGTCTGGTCCGCCACCGGCGCCGCGACCAGCATCGCCGCGAACCGGCTGTCGTACCTGTTCGACCTGCGCGGCCCCAGTCTCACGCTCGACACCGCGTGCTCGTCGTCGCTGGTCGCGGTGCACCAGGCGGTGCAGAGCCTCCGCCGCGGCGAATGCGGGACGGCGCTCGTCGCCGGGGTGAACCTGCTGCTCTCGCCCGCGGTCACCGCGTCCTTCGAGCGGGCCGGGGTGCTGGCGCCGGACGGGCACTGCAAACCGTTCGACGCCGCCGCCGACGGCATCGCCCGCGGCGAAGGCTGTGGGGTGATCGTGCTGAGACCGCTGAAGGCCGCTCGCCGCGCGGGCGACCGGGTGCTCGCGGTGATCCGCGGCAGCGCGGTCAATTCCGACGGCCGGTCGAACGGGCTCGTGGCACCCAGCCCCGGCGCGCAGGCGGACCTCTTGCGCGACGCGTACGCGGCGGCGGGCGTCGAACCGTCCTCTGTGGACTATGTGGAGGCGCACGGGACCGGCACCGAGGTGGGCGACCCGATCGAGGCCGGCGCGCTCGGCGAGGTGCTCGGAGCCGGCCGCGACCCCGGCCGCCCGCTCCTGATCGGCTCGGTGAAGGGGAACCTGGGCCACCTGGAAGGCGCGGCGGGGATGGCCGGGCTGATCAAGGTCGTCCTCGCGATGGTCCACCGGCGGCTGCCGCCGACCCCGCATCATCACGAACCCAGCCCGCATATCGATTTCGCCGGTCTCCGCCTGCGCGTGGTGGACACCGGGACGGACTGGCCGCGCTACTCCGACGTCGTGCGCGCCGGGGTCTCCGCGTTCGGTTTCGGCGGCACCAACGCCCACGTCGTCCTCGAAGAGTGGCCTGCCGCGTCGTTCGCCGCCCGGGGGAAGGAAACCGGGACTTCGCGGGTGTTCGCGCTCTCCGCTCGCTCGGCCGAGGTGCTCCGGGCGCGGGCCGCCGATCTGGCGGACTGGCTCGAAGACCCAGCCCACCGGCAGGTCTCGCTCGGCTCGGTCGCCGCGACGCTGGCCACGAGCCGGGACCACCTGCCTGTCCGTGGCGCGGTCGTCGCGGAAGGACGGGACCGGGTGACCGACGCCTTGCGGGCGATGGCCGCCGGACATGAGCGCGGCGACGTCGTCCTCGGCGAGGCCGGATCCGGGTCCGGCGTCGTGTTCGTCTTCTCCGGCTACGGCTCCCAGTGGCCGGGGATGGGCCGCGTCCTGCTGCGCACCGAGCCCGCGTTCCGGGCCGAGGTGGAGGCGCTCGACCCGGTGTTCCTGGCCGAAGCCGGATTCTCCCTGCGCGCGGTGTTCTCCGGCGAGTACGAGCCGCCGGACCTCGGCGCGACGCAACTCGCGCTGTTCGGCACGCAACTCGCCCTCGCCGGGCTCTGGCGTGCGCGCGGTGTGGTCCCGGCCGCGGTGCTCGGGCATTCGATGGGCGAGGTCGCGGCCGCCGTCGTCGCCGGTGCGCTGGACGTCGCCGACGGCTTGCACGTGATGGCCACCCGCGCCCGGCTGCTGGCCGAGGTGGACGCCTCGGGCGACGGCGCGATGGCGGTGGTCGAACTCTCGGCGGCCGAACTGGCCGACCTGGAAGCGGACTTCCCCGGGATCACGGTCGCGGTCTACGCCTCGCCGGTCCAGTGCACCGTCAGCGGTGGAGCCGAACAGGTCGAGGCGCTGGTGTCGCACGTCGAGAGCCTCGGCAGGCTGGCGAAGCGGCTGCCCGTGGGCGGCGCGGGCCATTCGGAAGCCGTCGACGCCGTTCTCGGCCGGTTCCGCGCCGAGCTCGCCGGGCTGTCTCCAAGACCGGCTGAGATCCCCTGCTACAGCAGCGTTCTCGACGATCCACAGTGGACTCCGTTGTTCGACGTGGACTACTGGGCGGCGAATCTGCGGCGTCCGGTGCGGTTCAGCCAGGCGCTGGCGGCGGCCACCGCCGACGGGTACGGCGTCTTCGTCGAGATCTCGCCGCATCCGGTGGCACTGGCCGCGATCGAACAGAGCACCGGCGCCGTCGCGCTCCCGTCGGCGAGCCGCAAGATCGACGAGCGCAGGGCATTCCTGACCACGCTCGCCCGGCTCCACGTCGTCGGGCTGCCCGTCGTACTCGACGACGGCGGCCCCCGACCGCTTCCGGTCGCACTGCCCGCCCCGCGCTGGCGGCACCGGCGGTTCTGGCCGCGGCGCCCGGCGCCCCGATCCGGCGGCGCGCATCCCTTGCTGGGTGTCCACATCGAACAACCGACCGGCGGCGGACACCTGTGGCGCGCGGACGTCGGAACCGAGACGCTGCCGTGGCTGGCCGACCACGCGGCGATGGGTGTCCCGCTGTTCCCCGCCGCCGGATTCCTGGAACTCGCGCTCGCGGCGGCGAAATCGGTTCTGCGGTCCGGCGGGCAGCTGCGCGTCGGCGGCCTCGAACTGCATCGCGTGCTCCCGCTGGCCGCGCACACCGAGGTGACGACCAGTCTGAGCACCGGACCGTCCGAAGTGGACGTCTACGCGCGGTCCGCGGACGGCGGCTGGGTGCGGCACGCCACGGCCCGGGTCCGCGACGGGAACACCGCGGTGATACCGTTCGGCGCCGTCGGCGACGATGCCCGGCCGATCGACCTGTACCGGGTGCTGGCCGGGATGGGGCAGAGTTACGGCCCCGCTTTCCGCGGGCTGCGCGACGTCCTGGCGGCACCAGGGCGGGCTTCGGCGTCGATCACCATGCCCGCCGACGATCCGGCGTACGTCCTGCATCCGGTGATCGCCGACGCCTGCCTGCACGCGCTGGCCGCGGCCGCCGGCGACGTGCTGCGCGAAGCGGACGGCGTCTTCCTGCCGCTGACCTTGGGCGAGGTCGTCCTCGCCGGTGACCCTCGCCGCGGTGTCCGGGTCGACGCCGTGCTCGACTCGCTCGATCCGGCCGGTGACGGGCTGGTCGGCGGTGTCCAGCTGGTCGACGCCGACGACGTCGTCCTGGTCGAGTTCCGCGAGGTCTACTGCCGCCGGTTCCAGCGTTCGGCGCTGCCGGTGCCGATGGCGGAGCTGCTGTTCGAGACGGTCTGGCGGCAGGCCGATCTGCCGCCGGCCACGTCCGGTCCCCGCCGCTGGGTCGTCCTGCACGAGGACGCGCCGTGGCTGACGGAGTTGCGTGACCGGCTCGACGGGGACGAACTGGTGACCGTTCCGCTCGGCGACCGGGCCGCGCTGGCGGAAGCCTTGAGAGCCCGCGAGGTGACGGGAGTCCTGGTTTGCGCCGGGCCGGGCGGGATCGACCCGATGCGGGACGCGCGGATGGCCGCGAGGCTCTCCGGCGTCCTCGCCGAAGTGGTCGAGCGGGCGCCGCGGCTGTGGCTTGTCAGCGCGGGTGCGTCGGCCATCGAACCCGGCGAGCCCGGAGACCCGGGCCAGGCCTGGCTGCGCGGGCTGGTCCGTGTGCTCGCCTTCGAGCATCCCGAGCTGCGGGTGAGCCAGGTCGACTTCGACGCCGAGCCGGATCCCGCCCGGCTCTGGGTCGGCAAGCTGGCGGCGGAGCTCCGCGCGGACGCGCCGGACGACGAGATCGCCTGGCGCGAGGGCGTCCGGTACACCCGGGTGCTGGCCCGGCCGGAACTCGGCGGACCCGGCCGCGAAACCGTGGTGCGCGAGGGCGCTTACGTGCTCACCGGTGGTCTCGGTGGTCTCGGCCTGGTCGCGGCGGACTGGCTGGCGGGACGCGGCGCGACCAGGCTCGTCCTCTCCGGCCGGCGTGGTGCGAGCGCCGCCGTCGAACCACTGCTGGCGGATTTGCGCGACCAGGGCGTCGACGTCCGCGTGGTGACGGGGGACATCGCGGCGCCGGGGACGGCCGAAGCGCTGGTCACGGCCGCGACCGAGGGCGGTCTGCCGCTGCGTGGCGTGCTGCACGCGGCCGGTGTGCTGTCCGACGGTGCCGCCGTCGGCCTCGACGAAGACGCCGTCGAGACCGTCTGGCGCGCGAAAGCGCTGGGGGCGTGGCGTCTGCACGAAGCGACGGCCGGGCACGAACTCGACTGGTGGCTGACGTACTCGTCGGCGGCCGCGCTGTTCGGATCGCCGGGTCAGGCCGCCTACGCCACGGCGAACGCGTGGGTGGACGCGCTGGTCGCGTGGCGCCGGGCCGCCGGATTGCCGGCGGCGACCGTCGGCTGGGGTGCCTGGGGCGAGGCCGGGGCGGCGGTCGGCAACCGCAATCCCGTGCTCGAACCGCTCGGCACGGAGGAGGCGCTGGCGGCGCTGGACGCCGTGCTGCGACGCGACCGCGCCTCGACCGGGATCGCCCGCGTCGACGCCGGGACCGTTCTGGCGTTGTTCCCCCGGCTGGCCGGGCGGCCGTTCTTCGAGATGCTGGTACCACGGGACGAACCGGTCACCGGTCAGTCCACTTGGGACGGACTGGAAGCCTTGCGGGCGGCGCTGCCGGACGCTGCCCGCGAGATGCTGGCCGACTACCTGGCCGGGCTCGTCGCCGGGATGCTCGGCCTCGCCGCCGACGGGATCGACCGGGACGCGCCGCTCACCCGGCTCGGCCTGGACTCCCTCGCCGCCATGCGCGCCAGGGGAGTCGTGGAACGCGATTTCGGCCTGCCGCTGCCGATCCCGCTGTTGTTGCGTGGCGCGAGCCTCGGCGAACTCGCCGACCATCTCGCCGAACAGGCCGGGTTCGGCGAGGCGGGCGCACGGCCCGCCGGACCGAGCGCGGCCGTCGGGCCACGCGATCCGGCCGAACGCTGGATCGCCCGGCACTGGCAGGCGGAACTCGGCGGCGCGGAGCCCGGCGTCCACGACGACTTCTTCGCCGTCGGTGGCGACGCCGAAGCCGCCGAGCGGCTCCGTGTCGTTTTCACCGCGCAGCTCGGCGCCGTGCCCGAACGGCTTTTCGCCACGCCGACGATCGCCGCGATGGCCGATCTGCTGCGCGACGCGATCGAGGGACGAGGGGGCTGCCCTGTCCGGCCGCTGCGCGAGGGCGGCACGGATCCGGTGTTCCTGTTCCACCCGGCGGGTGGTCCGACGAGCGTCTACGAAGGACTCGTCCGCCTGCTGCCGGACGGCAGGCCCGTCTACGGGCTCGAACGGATCGACGAAGAGGACACGGTCGAGGACAAGGCCGAGTGCTATCTCGAACTGATCCGCGAGATCCAGCCGCGGGGCCCGTACCGGCTGGGCGGCTGGTCGTTCGGCGGCTGCCTCGCCTACGAGACCGCCCGGCGGCTGACGGCGGCGGGGGAGCGGGTCGACCTCGTGTTCATGATCGACAGCATCCTGCCGCTGCCCGCGCCGGGGAAGCCGGCGCACGAGATCCTGCTGGACCGGTTCGACCGCTTCGCCGAGCACGTCGAGCGGACCTACGGTGTCCCGCTGGACATCCCGCGTGAGGACCTCGTCCGGCTCGGCGACGAGGAACAGATCCGGCTGGTGATCGCCCGCCTGGCCGAGCAGGTGCCCGGGATGGGACACGGCGTGCTGCGGCACCAGTACGAGTCCTATGTGGACGCACGCGTGGCCGAACGGTACCAGCCGGAACCGTACGCCGGGCCGGTGCTGCTGGTGCGCGCGCAGGAGCCGCATCCGCTGACCACCACCCTCGACCCGCGGTACCTGCGCACCGACGACGCGCTGGGCTGGGACGCCTTCTGCGCGGATCTGGAGGTGGTGCGGGTGCCGGGCGACCATCTGTCGATGATCGACCCGCCGCACGTCGAGGTGGTCGCCGCCGCGCTCGCGGCCCGGCTCGGGGCACCCAAGGCGGCCCGGCCATGA